The Penicillium oxalicum strain HP7-1 chromosome IV, whole genome shotgun sequence genome contains a region encoding:
- a CDS encoding putative arabinan endo-1,5-alpha-L-arabinosidase B: MIIALGLLGVARVVTSSISVDLPAEAHNDLSDTGASVTFPPPRQTQQRTHDPSIILVGNTFYLYNVGEHIIIHTASKLNGPWKRVGSVLDENSVIPKGDRAAPWAPTVVAFQETFYCYYSVSKAGCRDSAVGVATSDSPGPGSWLDHGIVVQTGTGKYSDRAPYNVSNAIDPATLILTDGSAYLTYGSYWTGIYQVPLTKDLLSPVSTTQPDTRHLAYEPQALGPPNPNADSICGDPTGPHAIEGAFTSYHSPYYYLWLSHGRCCDLDRGTLPTEGAEYSIRVGRSQSPRGPYFDRNGTDLVNGGGTVIYGSNGDTYAPGGQGVIQVNGTDFLYYHYRESQPD, translated from the coding sequence ATGATCATAGCATTGGGATTACTGGGTGTCGCTAGAGTGGTGACAAGCAGTATCAGCGTTGATCTTCCAGCCGAAGCTCACAACGATCTGTCAGACACTGGTGCCAGCGTCACGTTTCCTCCTCCACGTCAAACCCAGCAACGTACGCACGATCCGAGCATTATTTTGGTCGGCAACACATTTTATCTCTACAATGTGGGGGAACACATCATCATCCATACGGCCTCAAAATTGAATGGGCCGTGGAAGCGTGTTGGAAGTGTGCTGGACGAAAACAGTGTGATTCCAAAAGGAGACCGCGCTGCCCCCTGGGCCCCTACAGTGGTTGCATTCCAGGAAACTTTCTACTGCTACTACAGCGTGAGCAAGGCTGGCTGTCGCGACAGTGCTGTGGGCGTGGCTACTTCCGACTCACCGGGCCCCGGCTCCTGGCTTGATCATGGAATTGTTGTTCAAACCGGAACCGGCAAGTATTCGGATAGAGCACCATACAATGTCTCCAACGCGATTGACCCTGCAACCCTGATCCTGACCGACGGTTCCGCCTACTTGACATATGGAAGCTATTGGACGGGGATCTACCAGGTGCCACTGACCAAGGATCTGCTTTCACCAGTCAGCACCACCCAGCCAGACACTCGACATCTCGCCTACGAGCCTCAAGCTCTGGGCCCCCCCAATCCCAACGCAGATTCGATCTGTGGGGATCCGACCGGCCCTCACGCCATCGAGGGCGCATTCACGTCCTACCATTCCCCGTACTATTACCTCTGGTTGAGTCATGGCCGATGCTGCGATCTAGATCGTGGCACGCTGCCTACCGAAGGTGCAGAATACAGTATTCGCGTGGGTCGATCTCAGAGTCCCCGCGGTCCCTATTTCGACAGAAATGGAACTGATCTGGTCAACGGCGGTGGCACGGTCATCTACGGTTCCAATGGGGATACTTATGCTCCTGGAGGCCAGGGCGTGATTCAAGTGAACGGGACGGATTTTTTATACTACCATTATCGTGAGTCACAGCCCGACTAG
- a CDS encoding Sorting nexin-41 yields the protein MWNDEDNNPYGAFDQHESHLSDSLHSAALSPPTYEPDSTPPSSRDSNGDPPDFISHPEDLSDPEEADYGAASQQYPRKSTYDSRIEQILYENPEMPILITDAGKNHEGGGSFIVYTIRTADLEVRRRYSEFASLRQTLVNLHPTLIVPPIPEKHSMADYAAKPTKAKEDTAIIELRKRMLAVFLNRCRRMKEIREDGVWWRFLDPNVSWNEVLHSHPASSVPKNNLKAPPLDPANPTQAHGWLPVPSSSAKLKHGGSSASGGASTSPGDGAEATVPNPGTDVLGRFPPESRKLSEQELDPYFINFEASTRELELLLQGNIERVNRRTLSHLSSLSADLMELGARYNGFSLSEQSPTVAAAIERIGQAADTSYIETEELSTALSASFAEPMRESAQFASVVRSVLRYRVLKRVQEDMTRDELAKKKTLLDSLERSELEAKRIEQYLNRTSQQPSGPRPQRSLSTSSARSSEGGAMSEASNESEFPPTHGESLDGTSPPSQGAAHRRPEPTPSTPSHRKTSSGNFVTNKIFGRISHAIHGFADVDPERTRRDQIGKTKESLIQLEQALEVSEKDVKDASSGVMQDLQRFQKDKEADLRRYMVAYARCHLDWARKNLETWTEAKDEVEKIVAR from the exons ATGTGGAACGATGAGGACAATAACCCTTACGGGGCGTTTGACCAACATGAGTCCCACCTTTCCGACTCGTTACATTCAGCCGCCCTATCTCCGC CTACCTATGAACCCGATTCCACTCCACCTTCCAGTCGTGACTCCAATGGAGACCCACCAGACTTCATCTCCCACCCGGAAGATTTGAGTGATCCCGAAGAAGCCGACTACGGCGCCGCCAGCCAACAGTACCCCCGGAAGAGTACATATGACAGCCGCATTGAGCAAATTCTCTATGAGAATCCCGAGATGCCGATTCTTATTACCGACGCTGGCAAGAATCACGAGGGAGGTGGGAGCTTCATCGTCTATACCATACGGACCGCG GATCTGGAAGTTCGTCGTCGGTATTCGGAGTTTGCATCATTGCGCCAGACCTTAGTCAACCTCCATCCAACACTCATCGTGCCTCCAATCCCCGAGAAACACAGTATGGCCGATTACGCTGCGAAGCCaaccaaggccaaggaggacaCCGCAATCATTGAACTACGAAAGCGCATGCTTGCCGTCTTCTTGAACCGTTGTCGCCGCATGAAGGAGATCCGTGAGGACGGCGTCTGGTGGCGCTTTTTGGACCCCAACGTCAGCTGG AATGAGGTGTTGCACTCTCACCCGGCGTCGTCTGTTCCCAAGAATAATCTCAAGGCCCCCCCACTCGATCCTGCCAATCCCACGCAGGCCCACGGCTGGCTTCCCGTGCCGTCTTCTTCGGCCAAGCTGAAGCACGGAGGGTCTTCCGCCAGCGGAGGTGCCTCGACGTCGCCTGGCGATGGTGCGGAAGCAACCGTGCCCAACCCTGGCACTGACGTGCTTGGCCGATTCCCTCCAGAGTCACGGAAGCTTAGCGAGCAGGAGTTAGACCCATACTTCATCAATTTCGAGGCCTCGACGCGCGAACTGGAACTTCTCCTCCAGGGGAACATTGAACGCGTGAATCGACGGACCCTTTCGCATCTATCTTCTCTTTCGGCAGATTTGATGGAACTGGGTGCTCGCTACAATggcttctccctctctgaaCAGTCGCCCACGGTGGCGGCGGCCATTGAAAGGATCGGCCAGGCTGCCGACACCTCCTATATCGAGACCGAAGAACTATCGACCGCCCTCAGCGCAAGCTTTGCCGAGCCAATGCGGGAAAGTGCCCAGTTCGCAAGCGTGGTGCGCAGTGTGTTGCGATACCGGGTCCTGAAACGAGTACAGGAAGACATGACAAGAGACGAACTGGccaaaaagaagaccctGCTGGACTCTCTCGAGCGTAGTGAGCTTGAAGCCAAACGAATCGAGCAGTATTTGAATCGCACGTCTCAGCAGCCTAGTGGTCCCCGGCCACAACGTTCTCTATCCACATCTTCCGCCCGCAGTAGCGAAGGTGGTGCCATGTCTGAGGCTTCCAACGAGTCCGAGTTCCCACCCACGCATGGAGAGTCCCTTGACGGTACTTCGCCGCCTTCTCAGGGCGCCGCCCATAGGCGCCCAGAACCTACACCGTCGACACCCAGTCACCGCAAAACTTCCAGTGGTAACTTTGTAACGAATAAGATCTTTGGTCGCATTAGCCACGCGATTCATGGCTTTGCTGATGTCGATCCTGAACGAACCCGCCGGGATCAGATCGGAAAGACGAAAGAAAGCCTCATCCAG CTTGAGCAAGCGCTGGAGGTCTCTGAGAAAGACGTCAAGGATGCCAGTTCTGGCGTAATGCAAGACTTGCAACGTTTTCAGAAGGACAAAGAGGCTGATCTTCGGCGGTACATG GTTGCATACGCCAGGTGCCATTTGGACTGGGCACGTAAGAACCTGGAGACTTGGACCGAGGCAAAAGATGAAGTGGAGAAAATTGTCGCCCGCTAG